The DNA segment cacgccttccggaatcaaatttctcgcttccccagcagagtcgccacttgttagacgaggtgtcgcggcctaatctcccgggcggactggggggtggacacctcatggcgacgtaagcggtgattggcgccgaaagtaaccaatcgtggaatcaagctgctcggcaggaccggagctcggagtatggaagagtcgccacccacgaatgggaaaatgaacaccgatcccttgcgggagaccggtgagggttcgggaaacttaagtacgagccgagaaggctagctcctttccggagaaaggctactaggcaccctgaCATCGCccagttatgaaccaccggcctcctactcagcgtgttaggcgataacggactaatcgcatatttctttaagtttaaaattcatttgaaaccttttctttctcgttttgaaaaccgttttgagcatatattattgaaagccactttagtaaagaatcacccatttacattgatgccaaatatatataaaagagagaaggggagaaggaagaattgatttattttacagtgtgtcttatgcttcgattcacatgttaaccctacactaaactcactctccgaaaacgagtttatttacatggttcgtaccttaatcgtcgttggaacgatttaggtacgtttcaaaaccccattgatttacatggcatctactcgaatcaccgttggaacgactcgagcgtttgaagacgtggaataaagaattttaacccaaaaacgtggttaggcatacaaatcaatttattttgtacaaatcatgtaagaaaacgattcgaaactttattatttacaataaaaacgattttaattacaaggttcgcctaatccgtcgttggaacggattaaggtttcaacacgtgatattttggaaatagtttaaaaaggtcaagaaaacgttatttacactttaagaatatctagaaaacttaagtttaaataaacaaattgaagtctctttttgtgatttttttttcccttttttcactcaattaccttacttgaatataataaCAACAAATGATAACTTGAATCTCAAATCCAACCCATCAAAACATTttcccaaataatatatatataagaaatttgacaggaaaagaagaaaagtatatgtatacatattttgatagaaatgatactatacatatatatttaaaagataAACAATAAAGACTTtgattaatagataaaaatgataataatatcCCCAAATAATGAGAAATTAGCTTTTgaccccaaaatgcccaaatagGTCTAGTTTAAATGGATAAAAaggaaaatctatatatatacatatacttttattaaatcaaattaataatatataaacacattaaataactatatgtacaaagtatttaaaaatagcttgaaagtatgtgttacataaatatacatatatatataaaggaccaaaggtctaaaagttgagaaagagggaccaaaacagcattttttacatttcagcagctttaccgacggaaaatccgtcggtaaacagcctttagtgacagaaaacggaaaattacagaactgctccaactatttccagatttatttaaacaccttaaattagatctattctatcgttttggaactccgaactaccaaaaatggatcatagtctataacggaggttcttaaacgatgttttttatttaaaacgttatttagaaaaaatttctaaaacttataattacaacgtttttaatacccgaactacctttgaatcggatcacggttcatattgggatatcaaaacgaggttttttattttaaaacaaaaccgagcttttatttaacacgggataaaaataaataaatacgaaaaattaaataaaacgtgataaataaataaataactaaataaataaaattataacataaaaataaataaaataaaataaaacgagtctagtcctcggataatacctcaagttcggtatctgacagtcgaagtcggtcgattccacgagttgtgattttccggtgttttttatgtttttggcaaaattttaacttttaggaaattcggaatttttaggaaaaaaaatgttttttcccaaaaaaagtcacttctctctctaaaaatgtttagagtaagaAGCTCcctccaaaaatcctcctctAAATGcgtggggatccgtgccttaaataggcaacggatcccggaagctttgggcgacgcccgaataaaattgggcgtcgcccaaagccggttgggcgaacgcccaactttcgttgggcggacgcccaacttcagttgggcgcgcgcccaaccagcgttgggcgcgcgcgcccaactgacgttgggcgttcgcccaacgatcgttgggcgtccgcccaacgtcgctgggcgctcgcccagcggctgccgggcgcgttcgcccagcggccatcgggcgtgcgccacgagctgtcgggcgcgcgctccgcgctgccgggcgtgcgcgcccaacggacgtcgagcgtgcgccccgcgctgccgggcgtgcgtccaactgtcgtcggacacgcgtcggctgtcgctaggcgctcgcaccacgtcgctgagcactcgcgagccgtccacttgacgaccgcgactcacattaacttttcttttcttattatatatttttgttttaaaacttccggaatcaaccgcttcgcccgtcttgtttacaggttttcgtcacaggtcctccgactcggtgtctacacctgcttttgtgcttatagtttattctctGAATTattactgacttaagcatcgaaATGTCCACGGCCGAACCCAACGGTGCCTCACATGGACGAGCTCCGGTTGAAGATTTTTCACAAGTTATGAGTTATAAATAAACATCTTTTCGGTTAAAACCGCGTACTAAAGAACTAATTGAATttggtgtttcagttcaatttttttaatacttTGGTTTCGACTGTTTTGCATCTAATtacacctatatatatatatatatatatatatatatatatatatatatatatatatatagttgttGAGATAATTAGTCGACATTGTGGTGAGATCAACTGAAGCTGGGTTTTAAGCTAACTGAATTTCTTCATTTAAAAGTAAACTAAACAAATTATCATAGGTAATGGAAACCTGTTGAGCCGGTAAAGATAGAAAGAAAGGTCTATAGGAATCATCTGATGACATAGGGCACTGAAGAATGACAAGTTGATCGGACAAAGTTTTAGCCCGAGTTATGTAAAAGGTAATGGAAAAGCTTCAAATGCATATTTGCTGACTAATATACCTCACCTGAAGCCGAGATCCCTGAGAAAAAATTTCATGAAGCATATCCCAAACTTCTTTAGTAGTCTTTGGGTCAACTATCTGCGGCAACTAGGGTATCTTCAAGTTCATAGACTCCCAATCATTAAATTCTACACCTCCTTGAGCCAAATTGAAGaaagatttgaatttttttgtggGGGTTAATTTTGTGTTTAGGCTATGAGTGATAGATCCAGATTGAATAAAGATAAGGGGATTGTTTTGGGACAAACCGGACCCGAATGAGATGAAGAAGAGTTGGGTGATATCGAGTGCTGCGAACGAGTAGGAGTCAAACTCATGGTGAAAGACGGAAAGAATGACTGAAATCGATGCAGGGAAAAAATTAATGGGTTAAAAGTGAACCTTGAGGTCGACAGAGGGATCAGTTGAggaagaaagaataaaaaaaattgaagagaaaAAGAATATTATGAAATCAGGAAAGTGATTGAATTGGAGGAGGAGAAAAAGATTCTGTTTGAAGAGTAAAATCAGGAAAGGGAAGAAGCAGTCGGttaattgaaaaataaactATGTTAGTATATTTAAGGTTGGGAGTAGTATTACTCTTAGCTCACAATGTTAAAAGGTATAATATTCATTTGTttcttaaattaatttgtttctTAAATTAAGGTTTCAAGTCAATTATAACAtttaactattaaaatcatcaatcaagtcCCTGAACTAATTAAATGTCATCAATTGAATCCTCATTCTaaataaaatcatcaattgaggtcTTATAAAAAATCATTCGGTTCAACAGTTTGAGACCTCTTCGCCAAATCTATTTTGAACCAACCCAGTCTATATTAAATAGTctaagtttctgattttagaatAGAATGAGcactcaattaatgattttgactTAGTTCAaagacctgattgatgattttgatagtttaaaattctaattaactctgaagttttagtttaataaccaaattcttaatgtattaatatattaaggatagaATAGTAAATCAACATTGTAATTAGTAGTATAAATACTTGTAACCTTAATATCATAAATAAGAGTATTTGTTATAGTTTACATTTGTGTTTTATTCCTCGTGGTATCAGAACAGaatttacactttttttttcaattaagaAAACTTCCTCGTTAAAGGGACCTAACatacaattttacatttttcctATACATTGTCAATCACTTTTTCGGTTACCTTACATATCAATCCCTAAATTGCCGTATTGGAAACCGAATTCTCTGCCTGTTGCGGAAACGACTAGCAAATTGAAAGCTAAAGCATAAAACAAATAGAGAAGACACCAGAATTTAACGAGGTTCGACCAATATTGCCTACGTTCGCGGACACTACTAAATATTATTACAAAAGAGCAAATATTACAATAGAGAAAGGAGGAGAAAACAACTAAGCCTTAGAAATTATAGGAGGCTAGTTGTCGGGTGCCTTAAGCTTAAAACTCAAGCCCATATATATAGCCTTCCAAACTCCCTTAAAAGTTCTAACTTTTCAACGTGGGACTTTGAACAACTAATATGCACTATTTCTTCTTCGTTTTAGACTAACAATATGAGCTTCTTAAAAGAGAGCCATTTTTCTACACTGCCATCCCACTTCATGGTGTGATTACCTGTATCGATTGATTTTCTGCCATTGCTTGGTTTCAAGGTTTTTCTCCTTAATTTCTGCTTCAAAGCCTGCAAATAAGTTGATTTACAACATATCATACTTATTTTCTGCTTCTAGTTATATCCTACATTGCTTTTAGACTTCATTTGATCGGTTATTCATTTGGTTTTGGTCTTTATATTTGTTTCATATTCTTCCAAATTTCTGTTCTAGATATTTGATTCCACTATCCTAGTTTTTCTACTTGGATTTTACCTCAATAGCCCTCATTTGTTGGTTAATTTTCTTTCATTACTGGTCTGATTACAATGGCTGAACCAGGCTACATTGATTTCAAAGTAGATTCTATTTAATCTGAATCGTCTCAGCCTCCATCTATGCTTGCCAAATCACCAGCAAATCCACCCTAGTTGTTTCTACTCGAGTTACCTGCCACTGCTCTGGCTTCGGTTCCTACAAACTATTGATTCTTATTCAATAGGACCACGCCTATCTTCACCGACTGGTGTATTGCCGATGTCTCAACTGAACCCCAAGGTACATTGGCTTAATTTTTCTGATCAAGTTCTATCTCCTACACCATTACATGATATGAATAATGTACGTTTTTGTGACGTAAATACCTCTGGACATCGGTCTTTGTCTATTCAAGGCAATTACAATATATCTCCTCAGCTTACTGCCGCTGATATAAtatgcattttttatttcacaGGTTAATTCTACTATGTTCATTCTACCTACTTTTCCAAATCTACTACTTTTACAATTTGGATTATAGATACTGATGCTGCATCAGACATGACTAATCAGTTTAGTCTTTTTACATTTGTTAATGCcattaattcaaataattagGTTCATTTGCCAGATGGTTctaaaaatgaaatttcacATATTGGATCTATTAACATACATTCTGATTTTATACTGATTAGTCATTTGCCAGATGTTTCAAGGTTTTTCTCCTTAATTAGCTACTCTAACGGGAGCTAAATATTTTCTATCCATTGTTGATGATTACACACGTGCTAATTGGACCTTACTGTTATGTGATAAAACCGAAGTCTTTTATGCCATTGAATCTTTTGTTTTGTTAATCGAAAATCAATTTAACACCAAAATCAAACAAATTAGAACGGATCATGGGACTGAATTTCTTAATCACAATTGcctacatttttttttcaaaatagaggtatttttcacccctcaACATTTCGACATCGATTGTCATATTGTTCATGATCACATCCTTTCTGGCTTTCTTTCCACTCATATTTCTACTAAACTTCAACTGATTGATCTCCTCACCAAACTGTTATCAGCAGCTGCGCTTCACTTCTTTCTTTCCAAACTGGATCTTGTTTTCTCACAGCCTCCAATTTGAAGAGGGGGTGTTAATGTATTGATatattaaaggtaaaataataAATCAATATTGTAATTAGGGTGcctttctatggttactttgtttttaacaaagtaaagcttactttgtttttttcaccattggatgatggtgaactttaacaaagtaagttcatccaatggtgataaaaacaaagtaagtataACCTAACCCTTATAATGATGATATAAATGCTTATAACtttaatatcataaataaaaatgtttattatattttacatTTATGCTTTCTTCCTCACAAATTAATGTAATGTCATGTTAAAGTATTTTTCTCTTTATCTACCTAGTCtacattaataaattaaaaatcttttaaaaatacTCGACGGCTCTTATTCCTATCTTATCCAACGCCTCATTTAAAAAACAGTGTATTTAATGAAATTTTGTTGCGTTTTTATTAAAATGAAAATCTAGCAATTACAAGTCCACCGACACCTTCAATTACcaatcaaaagaaaaaataaagtaaactattgaaataaaataatagtGTAGGACCAAAAGAATCCCGACCAATTATTAACCATTTTCTACACAAAAGTATTATGCACAAAATAAAACGTATCACCCATCGTAAAAAAAGTGCTGAACGAAAATCACACgtgtattaaaaataaaaattgaaattaagaaAAGATTGCCCCTAAACACAAACTCATCATCAGTCCAATAACTAATCTCCCACCCTCCATTCTGGTTATTCCATTATCATCAGCAACCGTTGAATCTTCCGAATCATCATCTGACGGTGCATCAGCCTCTGGTGCATCTGCGTCCACATCGGCATCGTCATCATCCTTTGACGACTTAGGTGACGGTGCTTTTTTCGAACCTTTAGGTGCCGGTGCTGCCTTGAACAATTCCCTCGGCATCAATACCTTATCAACCTTATAAACAACTAATGGCTCCTCGTCCTTAACCGTACCTGTAATCGTCGCCGTCACAACCTTCGTTTCCAACTTTATATCCTCACCGTCATTTTGTACGGTGAAGTCGTACTTATTGGCGCCGTCAGTAGCCAATGTGTTCATGATTCCGTTACTGGATTTCAGCATCTGCAACGATTGGTACACAGGGATTCCGTGATACAACAGCAAGGAAACCTTCTTAGCGGCggttaagtttttgtatttcggCATGAAACCCTTAATAACGGTATCTGTGGGACAGAACACCGTTAAACCTCCTTCAAGATTATCCTCAAATGTCGACAAAGCTCCCGACGCTTTCAGCAAATCGGAGAATTCTTTGCAGCCTTGCCTTGACATGATTTCAGTCAGATTTAGCGACGGCGCAGCTGTTGGTGCTTCAGCATCAGCCGAATTCAAAGCCTAATCACTCACAGATCAAGCATTTCTTATTAAATTCAAAGGAAATATATACGAATCTGTAAATTCAGTAATGGAGTAAGAATTTGAGAGGAAAACCTGACTGATTTGCATAATGGAAATGTTATACGGAAGCTCTTCTAGAGATTTGACAAAAGTAGAATCAAGCTTTCCATCTTCTGTTCCAAACGCCACTTTTCCACCTTTAAGATCTGTAATATTAACATAACCGGAAGTTCCAATGGCTGATCCGGTGGCCTGAAACATGGTGGAAGTCAAGGTAGTGCCATCGGTGATCTGGTGGAGTTTCTTGGCACCAAAGTAGTCAACAAGAACATG comes from the Euphorbia lathyris chromosome 5, ddEupLath1.1, whole genome shotgun sequence genome and includes:
- the LOC136230583 gene encoding fasciclin-like arabinogalactan protein 2: MPICLPPPKSKLYFPVSALNNTHSSAHTTTSSPFTATMPTSPSLSAILFLTVSLLFLASSTSAHNITRILAKHPAFSTFNHYLTVTHLAAEINRRETITVLALDNAAMSSLLAKHLSVYTLRNVLSLHVLVDYFGAKKLHQITDGTTLTSTMFQATGSAIGTSGYVNITDLKGGKVAFGTEDGKLDSTFVKSLEELPYNISIMQISQALNSADAEAPTAAPSLNLTEIMSRQGCKEFSDLLKASGALSTFEDNLEGGLTVFCPTDTVIKGFMPKYKNLTAAKKVSLLLYHGIPVYQSLQMLKSSNGIMNTLATDGANKYDFTVQNDGEDIKLETKVVTATITGTVKDEEPLVVYKVDKVLMPRELFKAAPAPKGSKKAPSPKSSKDDDDADVDADAPEADAPSDDDSEDSTVADDNGITRMEGGRLVIGLMMSLCLGAIFS